A genome region from Apus apus isolate bApuApu2 chromosome 2, bApuApu2.pri.cur, whole genome shotgun sequence includes the following:
- the ANKRD46 gene encoding ankyrin repeat domain-containing protein 46: protein MSYVFVNDSSQTNVPLLQACIDGDFNYSKRLLESGFDPNIRDSRGRTGLHLAAARGNVDICQLLHKFGADLLATDYQGNTALHLCGHVDTIQFLVSNGLKIDICNHQGATPLVLAKRRGVNKDVIRLLESLEEQEVKGFNRGTHSKLETMQTAESESAMESHSLLNPNLQQGEGVLSSFRTTWQEFVEDLGFWRVLLLIIVIALLSLGIAYYVSGVLPFVENQPELVH from the exons ATGTCCTACGTTTTTGTCAACGACTCTTCCCAGACAAATGTGCCGCTGCTGCAGGCTTGCATTGATGGAGATTTTAACTACTCCAAGCGACTGCTAGAGAGTGGGTTTGACCCAAATATTCGTGACAGCCGAGGCCGAACTGGCCTTCAccttgctgcagccaggggaAATGTAGACATCTGTCAACTCTTACATAAATTTGGTGCTGACCTACTAGCCACTGATTACCAAGGTAACACAGCCCTTCACCTGTGTGGCCATGTGGATACCATCCAGTTCCTGGTTTCTAATGGACTTAAAATTGATATTTG CAACCACCAAGGTGCAACACCGCTTGTTCTTGCAAAACGAAGGGGTGTGAATAAAGATGTGATTAGACTTCTGGAATCTTtagaggagcaggaggtgaaAGGATTTAACAGAGGAACTCACTCAAAGTTGGAAACGATGCAAACTGCTGAAAGTGAAAG TGCGATGGAAAGCCATTCCCTCCTTAATCCAAACCTACAGCAAGGGGAAGGAGTTCTTTCCAGTTTCCGCACGACATGGCAAGAGTTTGTGGAAGACCTGGGCTTCTGGAGGGTGCTGCTCCTGATCATTGTCATTGCGCTTCTGTCACTGGGAATAGCATACTATGTTAGTGGGGTGCTTCCTTTTGTAGAAAACCAGCCTGAACTGGTGCACTGA